A single region of the Triticum dicoccoides isolate Atlit2015 ecotype Zavitan chromosome 2B, WEW_v2.0, whole genome shotgun sequence genome encodes:
- the LOC119360729 gene encoding protein FAR1-RELATED SEQUENCE 6-like has protein sequence MDDGTCIVQESSDMSISSDDDGIKQQKKSNVEVEHDLGEAQPDVSLGDPELGMTFGNENEVREYYTQYAKAKGFGVTRRSSNSDDNGQLRYLTLSCSRHGKTQSNSRNMLKPNPSAGLGCKAKINVTRGPDGKLYLSKVILDHNHALSPLKSRLFRCNKRLDYHVKRKLELNDRAGIRVNKNFNSFVVAADGHHNLTFGEKDSRNFLEKIRRLKLGSGDAEAVRDYFIKMQSDNPNFFSVMDVDDESRLRNVFWADARSRAVYDSFHDVITFDTTYLMNKYDMPFACFVGVNHHGQSVLLGCALLSNEDTGTFVWLFQAWLTCMSNRQPKAIVTDQAKAIQNGVEVVFPESRYRWCLWHIMKKIPEKLGGYDEYDRIKVAVGNAVYDSLTVAEFEVAWMHMIEKYDLGDNEWLKGLYNYRHRWVPAFVKDAFWAGMSTTQRSESMNAFFDGYVNAKTQLKHFVSQYENALRDKVEKENVADFNSFNSTIPCITRFDIEKQFQSIYTNSKFKEFQEELTDIMYCDRKFIQKEGAIETYEITEDVLIDEEKGWRKDILYHVYFNEEEFEVKCSCRRFEFRGILCRHVLCVLTQKKIKEVPPQYILARWKKNVKRKHNFIRCTYGGMEDSPIAKRFDSLCNSFYPVAEIGAMSDDAHNSLIEDLRTLKIKYSSNSSSENNNDKVGTQEDSPSNGKATGKTILSPIAVRCAGRPPSVRKESKVDKLIRQANEKKKKKEQMEKKKAAIKEKKEAEKEVSFRILHFSVVKKKT, from the coding sequence ATGGATGATGGAACTTGTATTGTTCAAGAATCAAGTGACATGTCTATTTCAAGCGACGATGATGGCATTAAGCAGCAGAAGAAAAGCAATGTGGAAGTTGAACATGACCTTGGTGAAGCCCAACCAGATGTGTCACTTGGAGATCCTGAACTGGGGATGACCTTTGGTAATGAGAATGAGGTGCGAGAGTATTATACCCAGTATGCTAAAGCAAAAGGCTTTGGTGTGACGAGAAGAAGTTCAAACAGTGATGATAATGGACAATTGAGGTACCTTACACTTTCCTGCAGCCGTCATGGTAAGACTCAGTCCAACTCAAGAAATATGTTGAAGCCAAATCCATCAGCCGGGTTAGGATGCAAAGCTAAAATTAATGTTACTCGTGGTCCTGATGGGAAGTTGTACCTTTCGAAGGTCATATTGGATCATAATCATGCATTAAGTCCACTAAAATCTCGGTTATTTAGATGCAACAAAAGGTTAGACTACCATGTTAAGCGAAAGCTTGAGTTGAATGACAGAGCCGGAATTCGGGTAAACAAGAACTTCAATTCTTTTGTTGTGGCAGCAGATGGTCATCATAACCTAACTTTTGGTGAGAAAGATTCTCGTAATTTTCTAGAGAAAATAAGGAGGCTGAAACTTGGCAGTGGTGATGCTGAAGCGGTTCGTGACTACTTTATTAAAATGCAATCCGACAACCCAAACTTTTTTAGTGTAATGGATGTTGATGATGAATCCCGACTTAGGAATGTATTTTGGGCTGATGCCAGAAGTAGGGCAGTGTATGACTCTTTTCATGATGTCATTACTTTTGATACGACATATTTGATGAACAAATATGATATGCCGTTTGCTTGTTTTGTCGGAGTGAATCATCATGGCCAATCAGTTTTGCTAGGATGTGCTTTATTATCAAATGAAGATACTGGAACATTTGTTTGGTTATTTCAAGCATGGCTCACATGTATGTCAAATCGTCAACCAAAAGCAATTGTCACGGATCAAGCAAAAGCAATTCAGAATGGTGTGGAAGTAGTTTTTCCGGAATCTCGATACAGATGGTGCTTGTGGCACATAATGAAAAAGATACCCGAGAAGCTAGGTGGGTATGATGAATATGATCGCATCAAGGTTGCTGTTGGCAATGCGGTCTATGATTCATTAACAGTTGCAGAGTTTGAAGTTGCTTGGATGCATATGATTGAGAAGTATGATCTTGGTGATAATGAATGGCTTAAAGGGCTTTACAACTATCGACACCGTTGGGTTCCAGCATTTGTGAAAGATGCCTTTTGGGCAggtatgtctactacacaacgtaGTGAGAGTATGAATGCCTTCTTTGATGGATATGTTAATGCAAAAACTCAATTGAAGCATTTTGTTAGCCAATATGAGAATGCTCTTCGTGATAAAGTTGAGAAGGAGAATGTTGCTgatttcaattctttcaattcaaccataccttgtATCACACGCTTTGACATTGAGAAGCAATTTCAGTCAATCTATACAAAttcaaagttcaaagaatttcaagaaGAGCTAACAGATATTATGTATTGTGATCGGAAGTTTATACAAAAAGAAGGGGCAATAGAAACATATGAAATAACCGAGGATGTGCTAATTGACGAAGAAAAAGGATGGAGAAAGGATATTCTGTACCATGTATATTTCAATGAGGAAGAGTTCGAAGTTAAGTGTTCATGTCGCCGCTTTGAGTTCAGAGGTATTCTCTGTAGGCATGTGTTGTGTGTGCTTACTCAAAAGAAAATCAAGGAGGTTCCTCCACAATACATCCTTGCTCGGTGGAAAAAAAATGTGAAAAGAAAACATAACTTTATCAGATGCACATACGGGGGGATGGAAGACAGTCCTATTGCCAAACGCTTTGATAGcttgtgcaattctttctacccagTTGCAGAGATAGGTGCCATGTCGGATGATGCACACAATTCCTTGATCGAAGATCTTCGCACCTTGAAAATTAAGTACAGCAGCAACTCAAGTTCTGAAAATAACAATGATAAGGTTGGTACACAGGAAGATTCACCTTCCAATGGGAAGGCAACAGGTAAAACTATACTGAGTCCAATAGCTGTTAGATGTGCTGGACGCCCTCCTTCGGTGAGAAAAGAATCTAAGGTTGATAAGCTTATTCGCCAAGCAaacgaaaagaagaagaaaaaagaacaaatggagaagaaaaaggctGCAATAAAGGAGAAGAAGGAAGCTGAAAAGGAGGTATCATTTCGAATATTACATTTTTCAGTTGTGAAAAAGAAGACCTAA